DNA sequence from the Labrus bergylta chromosome 13, fLabBer1.1, whole genome shotgun sequence genome:
ACTTCAACAGTTTCCTTTGTCACATCACAGCAGCCCTTCACAATGTGCAACAGCGTTTTAGATAAGCTCCGCCTTCATTGTGCTTTAGGACAGTTTTATTAATTCTGCAAtcggtgtcccagtctgtgagttcTCGCTGCCTTACAGGGTTGTAgaagcgcgagagagagagcacggCGTAGTGGgcgctccacatacacacacagcgctgtgctccccCGCTGActcagctgatcccgtctctcctctgtaacgcctctgaagACACTACAGAGGGGGGGGTCACTTCGTCCCCCCATTGCGCCTTTAAGACATTCAGGTTGAAGGCGAAATGTCACAGGGGTGTAAATATCACGGCTTGAAACGGCGCTCTGAATTGGGTTTATGAAGATCTACCTCAAAGGTCCCAACAAAACAACCTGCTTACTTTTTTGTGCAGATTCAACAAatgtcatgcttttattttagcTTAGAGGCACTGGAACAGAAAGGTTCCTCTTTGTACAAAGCAAAACTTGTCCTGGATTTCAGTCTGCTAAGCTAAGCAGAAATGACCTTCGAGAGGAGGCTCCGACTCAATGGGTAGCAGTAAAATAACGGCCCCTCGATTGTTGAAGTGGGCTAACTGACTTCAAATCTGTCCAGTGTGTACCCCGATTAAAAagttatcaaaaacaaaactgaacgaTCTTTTCTCCCCTCTTCATCCCGCAGTCGTCCAGACACGTCCTTCTCGTGGTTCGTCAATCCATTCAAGTGTTTCTTCCACCTCATCTGGAAAAACTACAAGAAGTACATCATCATCGGCCTGGTGCTGCTCATCACAGCGCTGTTCCTCGCCCTGCTCTTCTACACACTGCCCGGCGCCATTTCTCAGAAGATAGTCAGcggataacacacacacacagacacacagacacacacacacacacacacacacacacacacacacacacacacacacacacacacacacacacacacacacacacacacacacacacacacacacacacacacacacacacacacacacacacacacacacacacacacacagtagttttaaacattttaaactttgtgcCTGTAAATAAGAAAGTTCCTGTTTCTACAGATCTTTAGATGTTTATTTACACCGAACAGGTCATCAGGTGATTCAAATCATTGGTTTGTTCTGACTtaaacttcaaaacaaaagcatttttcCAGGGAACACCTGCAGGTGAGAGGTCACAGAGGTTACATGGTAACATCTCCACCTTTATCCCACATCGTTCTTTAAGCTGTTTACATCAGGAGTGTTTAGCTTCGATCCCAGTTTCCAGTCATGCTAACTCTCGTGACCTTCATCCTCTCGGTGTGTTTGACTTGTTTACAGATCGCAGAATGTCCACAAACATATAAGaggctgtgtgttgttgtttacacACAAAGAACTCAGAATAATATATCAGCTTATTCCACATGTTTTCATTAGAAACGCTACATTCTGAATATCCTCATGACCTGTTTTAAATCATCTCATTCTTAGTGTGCATGTTCTCTTAGTGTCTTTTTATTCCACGCTAACGGGAATACTTCTCAGGTTATTTCCTCGTGTACTCATTAGACCAGGTTCAGGCGTTCATatgatttacattaaaacaaaagagagtCCACTTGACAGTCCCTCCAGGATtcgctgtgtttttattgctgCAGCGTAAAATTATAAATTATGACTGAGCGCCCGACGGCTCAGCttggataaaaataaaaaggcatttACAAATTCAAAATGTGCACACAGATTTGTAATCTGTAGGAATGAAATAGGCTGGTTGAAGAAAAGTGCATGCTCACATAAAGGCTGGGGATTGGTTGAATTTGCTGCATGGTAACGTTGCAACTTCCTGGACGGACTGACTCACAGAAATCCACCACGCAGTGAAACTCTCGGTCCGACATTTAAAAGACATTCACCTGCCGACTAAAAACTACGACGACGGTTCGTCTGCATGGCGCCGTGTTTCATTACCATCACATAAAATCCACTTTGAAATACATGAACAGTAACCATGTGCAGACAGATACAgaggctcttattttgaaggagtCCACATTTATATATcagtaaaagctttaaaatgcaAAGCGATAACGCTCAGGTCGGTCGATGTGATTCTGAATGTTTTGAAGTGTTTTCAGTATCTGAATTCATCACACTTGATGTAGTTTGATCaacaataaatgttttgtgtAACTGAGTCTTTTAATGTTGAGTTCTGTACAGACTGTTGAAGATTCAGGGACTTTTAGTTTTAACATCGTGGAGTGAAACTTTGTGATCTGGGCTCAGTAAAGAATATGAAGCATGCAGCCTCTCAGACTCTTATTGTGTTGAGACACCACACCAAATACTTCAAGCACAAACTGTTTACTACTGAGTCTACttactgcaaacacaaacaaagatgtcTGCTCGTTATATCCTGCAGGAGAGTCCGACACCTCCTGAACACGTCTCTCATTTTAAACACGGCACTGGATGATATCTGAGTCTATCAGAGAGATGTCGTGCTGTGATAGGCCGATCTGCTGCGGGTATGACgatgatgatgtgacagtgtgcTGATGAAGAGCCATGCTGGAGCCGCTCAGGTGGAGagcagaagacgaggaggaggaggaggaggaggaggaggagggtatGAAGGGTAGACTGTTGTTGAGGAAGCTGCTGGACGGAGGCAGCAGGGAGCTCTGTCTCTGCTGAGCGCTGGAGGACGCAGCTGAAACAAGACACAATTAtcggttaaaaaaaagtgaagcaaTGAACGTCACCTGGATGGAAAAATATCAACTCAACGTAAACGCTTAATTACAGCCAATCTCTGGTTCTTTATCTGAACAGATCCAGCTTTACTGTAATGTTTGAAATTGTCTGAAAATGTAATATATCCACGACACAGTttcctttattttcatgttaagctctttgcacactgagtctgtttttttcagcTCACCCCAAAAACagttcaggaagatttcaggacTTTAAATGCATGCCTGAAAAATACATGTGAAGCATTTTATTTACTGCTGGCTAAGAGTTCATGGCCCTCCACGGTGATTTCCAGCATGCAATCCCTCGCATTCGCTTCCCTTTCGACCTCATTTTTCCACCTTTTGTCTGACTTCTTCTCGTCTACCGGCCATCACCAGTATCGGACACAGCACTTCTAACATTAAGTCCAGACTGAGTCTCCTCTTACCACAAGGctctctgagctgctgctgctggctgctgatGGGGAAGCCATTCGGAGAAAGACCTACAGCGCCACCTTCagcctgaagagagagagagacacaaaataAGAACTTAGTCTGTCAGGAGGGAAGTCGCTGATACCTGAGAACTCCTGAGAGAGGAGCACTGAGGTCTGTAAGAAGAACCATTGATTCAAAAACTAAAACCATGTAGTGGAAACGGTCCAATCAGGTCATGAACTGATCAGGAAATCTTAAAAAAGGATCTAGTGAAGGTATCGAACCATAAAACACCTCGCACAGCAGGTTAATTAACAGACAGCTCGGATCTAAATCTTTGAAATGTTGTATGCACATCACTTTCTACCCGAAAATACATTAAGAGACAACCGACCAGtgtaccactgagccacagccgcctggGTTAGAACCTTGCTTGTGTCAGGTGACGGTTTTTATTCACCTGAATCTGGTTCAGACCCGCCTGGAGTTTCCTCTTCGCCCTCCATCTGGCGACCCTCAACCTGGTCTTCTCTCGACGCTCTCGCACCTTCAACATGACAAAATcgtaaaacacaataaaacacaacaacaataagacACTTTGTTAAACTCTGAGACTTTAAATGTGAGACTTCGACCACGAGACGCTGATCAGTAACTCACCAGGTCGGCCAGCAGAGGCTGAGGCAGCATCTTCTCGAGCTCCCGTCGTCTGTTCAGGTTCATTCGACGGAGTTCGTTCCTGCGCATCTTGTACTCTTCATAAAGGCTGAGGTCGTTGGTCCAGGGATGTTGATCTGACTGGCGAGGGGGGATGATGGGCTGAAGGGAGGACGCCGGCGTGGGCATCAGATCTGAGAACGAAGGCACAGAAAGGTTTGAAGTTGTAAGGTTTTTCAAAGAAATTAATGATTCTGAAATCTTTCCACACAGATCTACTCACATGAGTTTGTGCTGAAGGCTGAAATTTGACTCCTTTGGTTTTCTTGAtgttctgaccaatcagagcttTTGATCTGAAGGAAAGACAAAGAAGGAGTCATTCTTCTGAAGAGATTGTTTCTGGATTTAAATGCCTGACACAAATACCTGAGTGCACTCAAAgcagcagtatgtaactctgacccctagtgtttaaaatgggtactgcagtctaaattctaaacatcatagagagctgtctccccccctcctcctcctctctagagtggatgctcactcaggtcaccatgtggtggactctgaagcttcagtgtttctccagctctgcatgggtctgtaaacctttctgtgttctaacctctctccatttttcaaaagcatctccaatattgatcctagtttgaacacgtttctgctcgtggagcttattagaaacatgcagtggctttttaggtcgggtacaatcacttctatctgaaccacttctcttgaccgcttccatctctgcaacacctgttgacctgataactgctctcatatctgacaaaccgaggggcgtccaaaacggccgtgtgggggggatcttaaaagcgcctaccttctctggtccaaacaaatccagagcattcaggagcagaatctaaagttagaaggaggacatactggctgctgcatgtttccttaatgatcagagagtaagatacctttatcatctcactctctacacatctcactggtTGGGGGTTTAAATTATAATATTCTACAAGTGGTTGGGGTGAATAGGCAAAGCAGGACTAACAAAGACTTTCTGACACTGTGCAGAAACATTCCTTTAACAAGTCAGTGAAACTTATTTGTTTTGTAACACGACACAAACGCTTCATTCAAGCTTTACCTCGGACTCTGGAGGATGACTCTGCTGCTCCTGGCTGTCCAGCAGCAGGGCagctgtcacttcctgttcctcctctgGCTCCTCTTTAATGCAGAtcacctcctgctgctgctgctgctgctgctgctgctgctggggctcctgcttcacctgcaataaaaaacaatgagaACAAGAATGACTTTCAGAAATGGATGATTTCTCTCTGATCTTCAGcatttctttctccctctgcgTCCTCATGCGGTCCTTCCAAACTCATTCAGAGAGGTAGCTTTTGATTAATTCACCTGTGGGGCAGCAGAGGGCAGAGTGGAGCTATCGGCGTGGGTGGATCCATCCGGGGACAGAgagccagctcctcctgactgctgctgctcagagtcCAGATTTAGAGTCTGGACATGAGGAGGGTCCACGACATCGTCCGCAGCTTCTGTGAACGGCTCCACGGTGATGCTCCACTCACAATCCTCCTGATCGTCATCCTGGCTCCGAGGCGTGTCTTGCTCGGTGGGAGAGAACAAAACTGCACAAAGATAACACATGAATTCAGTCTCGTTTTTTTAACCTCCTAAATTTAACTGAAGCATTTCTCTTTCACCTCCttactttgtttatttattgaaaatgttgttttagatGTTTATCCTTAGATTTGATGGCGTTTAAAGTAGAAGTCACAGTTTTGTACAAAGCATGCAGAATGTGAAGATACACAAACACTTCAGCCCGTTACCTGTGCTGCTGTCCACAGACTCTGCAGGTGTGTTCATGGGGAGCAAGGCCGCCAGCTGCAGCTCAATCGGGTCTGAGGGGGAAACTTCTGAGTGACAGCGAGCTTTGGCTGAACGCCTCCTCTTGGTGTGTGGAGACGGGAATTCTGGGagtttaaacaaagaaacatacaAGTAAGAGTAGCATGTGGGCTAATTTTAAATGAGCGTTTAAGCCAAATTTaactaaagaaaaaataagGTAGGTCTCTAGGAGCTCAGGTGAGTGTATATcaacaaaatccaaacacaggtaagtttaaataataataattgtatttcACAAAAATACTTTCAAACTGGATGTTTATGATAAGTGGGTtgagctctgattggtcgaTAGATTTTAGCGGAGTTCAGGTGAGATTATGATATGTTAGGAAAGAaatagggaaataaataaataaatacaaaataaaatgaaaaacgatTAATCATAATTTATGGAGGTTCACTGAGGTCACTCCcctctcaaagaaaaaaaatagagggcTAAATCAAATTCAATTAACCTGGGTTAAATAAGACTACTTGAAATTCTGCTCCATGATCCACTTCTGCATGACCGTTAGTATTTTAAACTAGAGCTTTAATATGATGTTATATTTGTTTGGATGtctacaaataaagatttgtAGTCTTTGACGTAACTTTAGAACTACATTAACAGTAAAGCATCTCTGTGCTCATCACCTTGATTGTTTCTGCTCAGTGGGCCGTCGTTGGTCCTGGTCTGAGTCGAGCATGATGGAGAGGTCTCCGAGGAGGAAACGCCCGCACCGCCTCTCTGTGAAGGAAGATACGACGACGGATGGATACGGACCAGATTGGACGACGTGGCTCTCTGCTGaagctcctcctccactccctGGCGGTAGTACTTCAGCTTCAGCTCCGTGTAGCGCAGCTTGGCTTTAATGTTGtcgttctctttctctttgagGGCCTTCTCCCTCTGCAGCACCGTGATGTCCCTCTTCATGTGAGCCACTTGGCCTTTTAGTTCCTCAAATTTAACTCCGACCACTTTGAGCATCTCAGCCAGCACCGTCTCCACCGCTCCGTTCACCGCCTGCTCCACCACGGTGCCCATCTGACCTCGAATCAGTGACACGGCGATGCTGATATCCATAATGAACAGATCTCTGACCCACAGACCACTGCAGAAGGTTCCTTAAAAGTTGAACCTGcaggaaagaagagaaagcaTTTAGGTCTAAATAGACAGCGAGGCAGTGAGAGAAGCTTAACGTCTTCACTCTGAGAAACTAACACAAGAGAGATACTCTGTGCTCACAGAGCGCCAGCTGAAGGTGCAGTATTTAGGACTCTGTTACTGCATTCTGAGAACGCACAGAGGCAGAACGGGGCATAGTCGTTCTCCGCCTGATCTGACGTGGTAACAGAGGCGTGACAAGAAGAAGACTGGACCTACACATTCAATATTCATACACCCaatcacacacaacaaacacgcCGCTCCCACCACGGCGTCCTCCATATCTTCAAAGATGTTGACTAAGTGATGTCGCTACAAGCCTGTAGCCCCTTCCCCCTCACACCTGAGTGACAAATGTCTCAATTCCGGAGAGAGATGATGAAGAAACCTTAAAAAGACAGAACCCCAGCAGCGctgtaatgaaatgt
Encoded proteins:
- the si:ch211-67e16.4 gene encoding PH domain-containing protein DDB_G0275795 isoform X1 — encoded protein: MDISIAVSLIRGQMGTVVEQAVNGAVETVLAEMLKVVGVKFEELKGQVAHMKRDITVLQREKALKEKENDNIKAKLRYTELKLKYYRQGVEEELQQRATSSNLVRIHPSSYLPSQRGGAGVSSSETSPSCSTQTRTNDGPLSRNNQEFPSPHTKRRRSAKARCHSEVSPSDPIELQLAALLPMNTPAESVDSSTVLFSPTEQDTPRSQDDDQEDCEWSITVEPFTEAADDVVDPPHVQTLNLDSEQQQSGGAGSLSPDGSTHADSSTLPSAAPQVKQEPQQQQQQQQQQQEVICIKEEPEEEQEVTAALLLDSQEQQSHPPESEIKSSDWSEHQENQRSQISAFSTNSYLMPTPASSLQPIIPPRQSDQHPWTNDLSLYEEYKMRRNELRRMNLNRRRELEKMLPQPLLADLKVRERREKTRLRVARWRAKRKLQAGLNQIQAEGGAVGLSPNGFPISSQQQQLREPCAASSSAQQRQSSLLPPSSSFLNNSLPFIPSSSSSSSSSSSSALHLSGSSMALHQHTVTSSSSYPQQIGLSQHDISLIDSDIIQCRV
- the si:ch211-67e16.4 gene encoding AF4/FMR2 family member lilli isoform X2, whose product is MDISIAVSLIRGQMGTVVEQAVNGAVETVLAEMLKVVGVKFEELKGQVAHMKRDITVLQREKALKEKENDNIKAKLRYTELKLKYYRQGVEEELQQRATSSNLVRIHPSSYLPSQRGGAGVSSSETSPSCSTQTRTNDGPLSRNNQEFPSPHTKRRRSAKARCHSEVSPSDPIELQLAALLPMNTPAESVDSSTVLFSPTEQDTPRSQDDDQEDCEWSITVEPFTEAADDVVDPPHVQTLNLDSEQQQSGGAGSLSPDGSTHADSSTLPSAAPQVKQEPQQQQQQQQQQQEVICIKEEPEEEQEVTAALLLDSQEQQSHPPESEIKSSDWSEHQENQRSQISAFSTNSYLMPTPASSLQPIIPPRQSDQHPWTNDLSLYEEYKMRRNELRRMNLNRRRELEKMLPQPLLADLVRERREKTRLRVARWRAKRKLQAGLNQIQAEGGAVGLSPNGFPISSQQQQLREPCAASSSAQQRQSSLLPPSSSFLNNSLPFIPSSSSSSSSSSSSALHLSGSSMALHQHTVTSSSSYPQQIGLSQHDISLIDSDIIQCRV